Proteins co-encoded in one Desulfitobacterium hafniense DCB-2 genomic window:
- a CDS encoding alkaline phosphatase family protein, with amino-acid sequence MKRKALTEKIAVIGVDGFEPRLAKKFLDQGKMPNLQKFIDRGSCRDDLVLLGAVPTVTPTLWTTLSTGAYPGTHGITCFFGHNHGQLDSLVYNLDSRRCKAEPLWNVYAEEANKKTLVWHWPGSSWPATSDSPNLHVVDGTQPQTINTGIAGIDISKIVVASDKFTELQFLPNTSTITPGAGCIIENVEELMEDDGEVSYLRAAISSGAKVIKNIITCEEENEVNVLAKMIADSVKSPIKEAAGWAKAPAGAKEFTIILGKGLERRPVLLLQNEQGVYDTIQVYKSKKDAQPLVTLKAEQSAYDVVDTITNDDGEPVLGNRNYHALTISPDGSQVTMLIGMAMDVSRDDLFHPKSLYKEVIDNIGYVPNRPVVNGANEILVDKVFIPTWDHYSQWQADCLTYFMKNNQYDIIFSHLHNVDNGGHLFWHFAKHQEMWKNNEEAYKVFIERMYIQTDNYIGRFLPYLDEGWTIIVTADHGLSCQENHGVELGEAGGITTPVMEELGYSKMLLDENGNRTHEFDWAHTKAVASRGNHIYLNLIGRDEHGIVDPKDQYDLETQIISDLYQYRDHKTGKRVVALAMRNKDAVILGLSGPECGDIVYFKEETFNVIHADSLSTQNGYADTSLSPIFVAAGPGIKEGFKTERVIRQVDIAPTMAFLSGVRLPAQSEGSPVHQILTEEI; translated from the coding sequence ATGAAGAGGAAAGCTCTAACAGAAAAAATCGCCGTGATCGGAGTGGACGGTTTTGAGCCAAGGCTGGCCAAAAAGTTCCTGGACCAAGGCAAAATGCCCAATCTGCAAAAGTTCATCGACAGAGGCTCCTGCCGGGACGATCTGGTCTTATTAGGGGCCGTGCCGACAGTTACACCGACTCTCTGGACAACCTTGTCTACCGGAGCCTATCCGGGAACCCACGGCATTACCTGTTTCTTTGGGCACAATCATGGACAGTTGGATAGCCTGGTCTATAATCTGGACTCCAGACGCTGTAAAGCGGAACCCCTGTGGAATGTTTATGCTGAAGAGGCCAACAAGAAAACCTTGGTCTGGCATTGGCCGGGCAGCTCATGGCCTGCCACTTCGGACAGCCCTAATCTTCACGTTGTTGACGGTACTCAGCCCCAGACCATCAATACAGGCATTGCCGGTATTGATATTTCGAAGATAGTTGTTGCTTCAGATAAATTTACAGAGCTGCAATTCCTGCCCAATACCTCCACGATTACCCCCGGCGCCGGTTGCATCATTGAGAATGTGGAAGAACTAATGGAAGATGACGGGGAAGTCAGTTATTTAAGAGCAGCCATATCAAGCGGTGCCAAAGTTATTAAAAATATCATTACTTGTGAAGAGGAAAACGAGGTCAATGTCCTGGCCAAAATGATTGCCGATTCAGTCAAATCACCGATCAAGGAAGCTGCAGGCTGGGCTAAGGCCCCTGCCGGCGCCAAGGAGTTTACCATTATCCTGGGCAAAGGCCTGGAACGCCGTCCGGTCCTGCTTTTACAAAACGAACAAGGCGTTTACGATACAATCCAGGTTTATAAATCCAAGAAGGATGCCCAGCCTCTGGTCACTCTTAAAGCCGAACAATCAGCTTATGACGTGGTGGATACCATCACCAATGACGACGGAGAACCTGTTTTAGGCAACAGAAACTACCACGCCTTAACCATCAGCCCCGACGGTTCTCAGGTCACCATGCTGATCGGTATGGCCATGGATGTGAGCCGGGATGATTTATTCCACCCCAAGAGTTTGTACAAGGAAGTGATCGATAATATCGGGTATGTTCCTAACAGACCGGTAGTGAACGGCGCTAACGAAATCCTGGTCGACAAAGTATTTATCCCTACCTGGGACCACTATTCCCAGTGGCAGGCCGATTGTCTGACCTATTTTATGAAAAACAATCAGTATGATATCATCTTTTCCCATCTCCATAACGTGGATAATGGCGGTCATCTGTTCTGGCATTTTGCCAAGCATCAGGAGATGTGGAAAAACAACGAAGAAGCTTACAAGGTATTTATCGAGAGAATGTATATTCAGACCGATAATTATATAGGAAGATTCCTGCCCTATCTGGATGAAGGCTGGACTATCATCGTCACCGCGGATCACGGCTTAAGCTGTCAGGAAAATCACGGCGTGGAATTGGGTGAAGCCGGCGGCATCACCACACCGGTCATGGAAGAACTGGGTTATAGCAAAATGCTTCTGGATGAAAACGGCAACCGGACTCATGAATTTGATTGGGCCCATACCAAAGCAGTAGCCAGCCGCGGCAATCATATTTATCTCAACTTAATCGGCCGGGATGAGCACGGAATCGTTGACCCTAAAGACCAATACGATTTGGAAACCCAGATCATCTCCGACTTGTATCAATACCGGGATCACAAAACCGGCAAACGGGTGGTGGCCCTGGCCATGCGCAATAAGGATGCTGTGATTCTCGGCCTGAGCGGGCCGGAGTGCGGGGATATCGTCTACTTCAAAGAAGAGACCTTCAATGTGATCCACGCCGACTCTTTATCCACCCAAAACGGCTATGCCGACACATCCCTTTCCCCGATTTTTGTGGCAGCCGGACCGGGAATCAAAGAAGGCTTTAAAACGGAACGGGTCATTCGTCAGGTGGATATCGCGCCGACCATGGCTTTCCTGAGCGGCGTTCGTTTACCGGCTCAGTCCGAGGGCTCACCTGTTCATCAAATTCTTACGGAAGAAATTTAA